ATTCTAATTCTATCATAAAAATGGGGAGTGTGCATCTTTATGTTGGGTGTGCCCACACCTCCTATTTGTTTAGGGTGGGCGATGTGAATTCTAATTCAAACATGATGCACCCAAAAATCTGCGGTTCCTAATGGAATAGGTAACAAAGAAACTTTGCCACCAGCTGCCACTAAGTAGGTATTCAAGTAATCCTAGAAGAGATCATTGGAATGCTTTAATAAGGGTATTAAGATACTTAAAGCATACAGTGAACTATGGTTTGCATTACACTCAATATCCCCCAATATTAGAAGGATATAGGGATGCAAATTGGATTTCAGGGAGCATAGATAGTAAATTcacaagtggatatgtatttACACTTGGTGGAGTAGATGTGTCATGGAAATCGTCTAAGCAAACGGGTATAGCACGATCGACAATGGAATCAGGGTTTATAGCCTTAGATACAGCTGCTAATGAAGCTGAATGGCTTAAACATTTTCTGGAAGATATTCCATTACTGCCCAAGCCTGTGACTGCAATATATATACATTGTGACAGCATAGCTGCACAAGGTCGACCAAAAACGCTGAATAAAATGGGAAGTCGAGACATATAAGGCGACGACATATGACCATTAGATAGCTACTCAAAAATGGAACTATTTCCATTGATTATATTAAATCTAAGGAGAATATTGCTGATCCTTTGACAAAAGGCCTATCCAAGGATCAAGTGGCATTTACATCGAGTGGAATGGGTATAAAGCCAAATCAATGAGTTATAACTTGATGGAAACCTAAcctaggttcaataggcaaactagtTGAGGAAAACTCAAAGTAAGAAACACACAATCCTTACTTATTCATGTGATGGAAAACAGTGTGTTTCCTGTAAGACGTAGAGGGTAAATGCTTATTCTTAATAATGCTAATATCTTATGTTTAAGATGAATAGAACAGGCTATTCTCAATTAACATTACCTATATGAGATTGATGTGGGGTTGCATCTTTGAGAATTCATATGGCTACAATTTTCTAAAGGTCTCATGAAATCAGGATatgttcaggaccaaaatgaacacaaccgtatgaATTGCAGTGTGTCAAGATGTGTTATGTGTGATACTTATTGTTTCGATTTACTACTAAGAATAATCAGTTCAAGATATTAAATTCACTACGTCATTAGGTAAATCTAATAAGTACTCACTAGAGAAGGTTCAAGTCTAAAAGACACCTATCCCGATGCTTCATTAGGTAAACATTACCAATTTCGTTAGTATCTGATTTTCTattcaaatgtggggtattgttggaacTTGTGAAACTTGTGGCATCTTtagtcccacatcgcccattcCTCTTCTGGTGATCCAGTTTATAAGTGTGTTCCCACACTTATGGTTTAAAAGAAATTGGGCCAAAGCCATGGACCTTGGGCCTTAGACTTGGAAGGTTTGGGTgcatatattaaatgtcaaagattgGCTCTTGGGCTCAGATGGACGAAAAGcacaagtataatttttaagtttttgatttttgcattcagttttttttctttcgaaagGATAAAACTAATCTCGTGAACAGTTACAACCATTCTTAAAGATAAACATGAACGGCTTTAACTGCTTCATTACGCCATTATAAATATGGCCGTAAGATCAGAAACCGAACAACAATTCCATCACTTCTTTTTCCATACTTCACAAAGAAATACCACAACCAATTCGCCAATAATCCAAGTTCGAGTGCAAtaacttggattagatagttatatcctgcaagatagacgtTCGTTGAACTACTGCATTAGTGTAGGGGCGAATTTCTATCTTTGGAGATTGCtactgcaagcctctatcttcCTAACCAAGTCAGTGTTTtgtgatttattattcaatttttttaattgtttatattgtgAGATATATTGTATctttatgaaatttttaatcaaaataaactGTGCAattgttatatattatatacttgACATTTGATTGGTTTTAACAATCTAAGACAGAAATTTCTATTCATGTGAAACCATGGATCAATCAAATGTTGGTGTCATCAAGCAACACGTTGAGAAACCTACGAAATTCAAGGGAGTTGATTTCAAATGTTGGCAATAGAAGATGTTGTTCTATTTGACAACTCTGAATTTGAGACATGTCATTACTTCGGAGGCCCCTAAAGCACCAGAAGAGGGAGATATTCCTGTCGAAATTCTGCAGGCTATAGAAGCATGGACTCATAGTGAATTTCTATGCAGGAACTACATTCTGAATGCTTTAAATGACTCTTTATACGATGTTTATTCATCATATAAGACATCAAAAGAACTGTTGGAGTCTCTGGACAAGAAGCATAAGTCTGAAGTGGCAAGTTCCAAGAAGTTTGTAATTGAAAAACTCCAAGTGATTGTTCATGAGTGACACCAAGGTTGTTGTCAAGCAAGTTGAAGAACTCCAAGTGATTGTTCATGAGTTAGATGAAGAAAATCTTCGTCTGAATTAAGGTTTTGTGGTTAGCTTTATTATAGAGAAACTACCTTCGAATTGGAACAACTTTAAGATTTATCTGAAGCATCTAACTGAAGACATGAGCATGGATCAATTGATTCTCAAACTGGGTGTGGAGGAGGATCATCGCAAAAATGAGAAGTATGATGTCTCATTACTGGAGACAAAAGCCAATGTTGTGGAAGGAGGTGACTTACACAAGGCAAGGCACCATCAGAAAAAGAAAGGCAAGGATGCTGCAAAGAAAGGACTGACTGCTGTGAAAGGGAAAACCTTCAAGAAAATCGAAGAAAGTTGTTGGGTTTGTGGAATGATAGGTCATAGGGCAAAGGATTGCCGCCACAAGAAGGATTAGAATTTTGGGAGTTCCAATCAAGCAAACGTTGCAGAAGACACATTTATTGCTTGTGGGAGCCAAAAATGATTCCTCCACTAAATAAGCCACTAGCACACCAAACATGAGGAGTGGAGCTATAATGAAGCAACATAATACCCACTATATGAAACATGGAGAAATAGAAGGAGAGTGAAACTTGGAGCCCAAGACTTGAATGCCTATAAAAGGGCAATAATCCCATCAGCATGAGggaaggaggagagagggagaaaagaGAGGTATAAAATCATTCTATATTTTATAAGCATGCTGAACAAATACTGACTTGAGCGTCAGAGTGTTTTTTTGCAGGTCCCCCCGCTCTCATTGTTGATAAGCGAAGGTGGTGTCCAAGGCttctcaacatgttcaagattACTTGTTGGTGGAGAATTGGAGTATCCGAAGTTTTCCATTCCAACATTTGGTGCCGTCTGTGGGAAACATACAAAAAGTCGTATTTGAGAAGTCATTGTTTCACCAAGGCCACAATAGGGGCCAcgggccaaaaaaaaaaaaaaaaaaactgaataaGTTTTTTCTATTCCTCTCTTTCCCCAATTAATCGTCTTTCTTTGCTCATAATTCCTACCTCACTTTCGATCGTCGCCATCaatttttctcctttcttcttttttccatttcagaaatttcaTTGCTTTTTTCTAGTGTTCCGGTGGATTCTGGTCTTGTTTCCGATATGAGTTGAAATGGGTTCTCTCTGGGACGGCGATGATGAAATCAAGCCAATGGGGACAAACTCACTCCCTGGTTGAATCGACATAGAGCCCATCGACACTCAGATTTCAAGCCTTCCATCGTCTAATGAAAAGTGCAAATAGAGGGATGTGGATGAGTTAATGCGAGACGATGTGCCTTGTGATGACACTGGTCCAGTTGAAGATGTATTTGAGACCCAAATGGTAGATTTTGGTGGTGTTGGATTTCGGTTGCGAAACACAAGTAATGGATTTTGGTGGTGAAACCCAAATAATGGATTTTGGTGGTGACACACGAGTGATGGATTTCGGTTGCGAAACCTAAGCAATGTATTTTGGAGGTGAAACTCAAGTAGTGGATGATATCAACTGCTTTGCGAACATGAAGGAGACTCGGTTATGATGTAGTTGTCATTGACACCGACAATGAGGAGTTGGATACAACTGAAGTTTTGGATGATAGTAAGGATctaacggatgatgaatgactACAAAGAGGCTCTGGTCAATCAGTGATTGAGGAGAATGTTCGCCCCACTCCTTGTGAAAATAGTGTAAATGGGTTAATGGAGGGAGCCAATTATTCGATCAACAAGCAACGAATTCAGGGCTCCGTGTTTCTGCTGCAACAGGTTGAAGGCTCTCCGGAACTGAGACCAGTGAACTGGACGAAGGAAAGCACAATCACTATACGAAGTTGTAGCTAGCCGAGAGTAACGGTAAAGCATGGGAAATTCTTCAAGGGTGAAGATGACTCTTCACCGCCATCGCCGTCGTTCTCTTCCTCGCCTTCGCAATCGGTGATCGGTCTCCCAAAGCCCACACGGCTTGTCTACTGTTACAAGAATGGGAAGTTCAAGATGGATCTAGAGGTTATCTCCATGTCGCAGCTCATAACCCATTGGTGATTGGTATTGTCACGGTCTGCGGCCAGCCTGACAAGGCTATATTAGGGAGTAAAGGACAGATTATTCTTCAAAGCGGCAATGAGGGCATGAGTTAAATAGGAGTTAGCTTTGAATCATGTTCTTCGGCATGGATATCGCATACAGTCATATTGCagtagcaaaaaataaaatttacttgGCATTGGGGGCACATCCTGATTTATTTAGGGAAATGAGTCTTTGATCTTGGGTTTTTTCCAATCGGATGGGGGCATGCGTTTAAGTTCTTATCAGTTTATAGCCCATAAGGGAAGGAATATTATTCAATCGTAAATAATTAAGTGAAGCGTGCACTAACAACTGATGGCCGTATTCTCGCCGTCTCTCTCAAAGTAAGATAAGTATCCTTTTATCTAATCCATATTGACTTTCGCAGGATACATAGTAGATTATTCACAATGTTTACATGTATACATGATTTCGTTAGGGCATATGTGCATATAAATTAGAATGTTTATCATGCAATTGCCTAACGCTCTTTGTTTGCTTGAAGTTGTTATTTTGCTCTACCATTATGATTTTAATTGCTATAATTGGGAAGGAAAGTGAAGGAAAAATCAGAACTGCAATATATTTGGTTCGACAGATAAGAACTACAGCATTATTAATTAGTTTCGATTCATGCAATTCATGGTTTTTTCTTTGGCAAAGAAAGCTAAGAACATTGAATCGCTAACTGAATCTCAACTTATTTATCATTTACTTCCCGTATTTCACTATCAATGTCGTGGCCTCATATTGACAAGGCTAATGAGGATTGTTGTTGTGTTGGCAGTGAATTACAATGAATTGTTCCAATTTGTGAGAATATGGAGGGGAAGTGGAAATGTTTACATTGCATATCATTTGGCTGCATATTGAAAAGGCACTTATTCGGCAAGCACCCAATGGTTGTTAGCAAAGGAAAACCATTTAATTCGACAACAACGAAGTTGCCCAACAAATAAGAGTTTCTATCTTACACATGCTCATTAGTACTGTCGATgttattcaaattttaattactCTGGGGGCATGCTATTACTATATAAATTGGTGATCGAAGATCATGAGACTGTGGGTTGAAGACCTAGACCGAATAAGAGCCGAAGGCTCAAGATTGAAGGTCAAAGACCAATATGACCGTGGTCGAAGGCCAAACTCAAGGTCGAACACCATAGGATCATAGCCGAAGGCTAAACTAATGATGAAATCTCAagttgaatgattttttgtgaAGAAACATTTTTCCTCTACAAACCCTAAACGATATGTGTTTGTAGAGAAAAAAAGGGGCAATGTGGGAACCAAAAATGATTCCTCCACTAAATAAGCCACTAGCACACCAAACATGAGGAGTGGAGCTACAATGAAGCAACATAATACCCACTACATGGAACATGGAGAAATAGAAGGAGAGTGGAACTTGGAGCCCAAGACTTGAATGCCTATAAAAGGGCAATAATCCCATCAGCATGAGGGAatgaagagagagggagaaaagaGAGGTATAAGATCGTTCTATATTTTATAAGCATGCTGAACAAATACTGACTTGAGCATCGGAGTGTTTTTTTGCAGGGCCCCCCGCTCTCATTGTTGATAAGCGAAGATGGTGTCCAAGGCTTCTTAACGTGTTCAAGATTTCTTGTTGGTGGAGAATTGGAGTATCCGAAATTTTCCACTCCAACATTGCTGTTGTATCTGAAGTTAATTTATTGACTAATTCTAATGACTGGTGGGTTGATACAGGAGCAACAAGGCATGTGTGTGCTAATCtaaatttatttgttacttaccAATCCGTTGTTGGTGGAGAAAATCTTTACATGGGGAATGCAACTGCATCTGCCGTTGCAGGGAAGGGAAAAGTGATGCTCAAACTTACTTCTGGAAAAGAGCTTTCACTCACCAATGTACTACATGTTCCTGATATTCGCAAAAATCTGATTTCTGGTTCACTTCTGAGTAGCAAAGGTTTCAAAATAGTCTTTGAATCTGATAAGTTTGTAATCACCAAAGGTATGGTGTATGTGGGAAAGGGCTACCTGGTTAAGGGGCTCTTCAAACTGAATGTACTTTCTGCTAATgctattaataataataacaagccTAGTGCTTCTTCTGCTTACTTGATTGAGTCCTCTACATTATGGCATGCAAGATTAGGTCATGTTAATTTTCGTTCTCTTCAAAGAATGGTTAACTTAGGCCTATTGCCCAAATGTTCCCTGAACAAAGTATCTAAATGTGAGATATGCACATAATCTAAATATGCAAGACACTCATATAAATCAGTGGAAAAATCCAACGAAATACTTGGTTTAATCCATTGTGATCTTTGTGATTTCAAATCCACACCAACTCGTGGAGGAAAGAACTACTATATTTCTTTCATTAATGATTGCAGCAAGTATGTTATGTCTATTTGATTCATAGGAAAGATGAAGCTTTAAACATGTTTAAGACATTTAAAGCCGAAGTTGAAAATCAACTagacaaaagaataaaagtcTTAAGATTGGATAGAGGTGGAAAATATGAATCTAATGACTTTGCAGAATTTTGTTTGACACATAGAATAATACATCAAACAACAGCTCCATATACTcttcaacaaaatggagtggctGAACGAAAAAATCGTACATTGAAGGATATGATTAATTCCATGTTGAACAGTTCTGGTGCACCACATAATTTATGGGGTGAGGCACTTCTTGTTGCAAACACGATTTTGAACCGAATTCCACATATGAAGATTAATTAATCTCCTTATGAAATCTGGAAAGGTAGGTTACCTACATATAAAACCTTGAAAGTGTGGGGTTGTTTTGCAAAAGTCCAAGTGCCTTTTCCGAAGAGACAAAAACTTGGACCAAAAACAGTGGATTGTATATTTATTGGTCATGCTAATAATAGTTCAGCATACAGATTTTTGGTTCATAAATCCAAAATTGCAGACATTCATGTAAATACGATACTTGAATTGCAGAAGCTGAGTTCTTTGAGGAAATTTTTCCTTATAAAGATAGGTCATATGTTTTGAACAAAAGAGTACATGATGTTACTACAAGAAATGATGACGATAATCATGCTTCAACTTCTAGAGTTCAAAGCCAAGATTTGGAACCACAGAAGAGTAAAAGAGCAAAAATTGCAAAGGATTTTGGTCCTGATTTCCTCACTTTTGTAACTGAAGAAGAGCCTCAAACTTATAAGGCTGTATTAGAATCATCTGAAGCACCTTATTGGAATGAAGCTATTCaaagtgaaatagaatccaTCATGCAAAGTAATACATGGGAATTGGTTAATTTGCCTCCTGGAAATAAACTAATAGGACACAAATGGATTTTCAAGAGGAAATTGAGAACAGATGGTACCATAGACAAGTATAAAGCTCGTTTAGTTGCCAAAGGGTATCGTCAAAAAGAAGGACTTGACTACTTTGACACTTATTCACCAGTAGCTAGAATAACATCTATAAGGTTATTAATAGCTATAGCGTTTGTATACAATCTCGagatacatcaaatggatgtcaagacTACACTTCTTAATGGTGAATTAGAtgaagaaatatatatggaacaaCCTGAAGGTTTCATTGTCAAATGTCAAGAAAA
This Pyrus communis chromosome 6, drPyrComm1.1, whole genome shotgun sequence DNA region includes the following protein-coding sequences:
- the LOC137736038 gene encoding uncharacterized protein encodes the protein MLFYLTTLNLRHVITSEAPKAPEEGDIPVEILQAIEAWTHSEFLCRNYILNALNDSLYDVYSSYKTSKELLESLDKKHKSEVASSKKFHLTEDMSMDQLILKLGVEEDHRKNEKYDVSLLETKANVVEGGDLHKARHHQKKKGKDAAKKGLTAVKGKTFKKIEESCWVPPLSLLISEGGVQGFSTCSRLLVGGELEYPKFSIPTFGAVCGKHTKSRPPALIVDKRRWCPRLLNVFKISCWWRIGVSEIFHSNIAVVSEVNLLTNSNDWWVDTGATRHVCANLNLFVTYQSVVGGENLYMGNATASAVAGKGKVMLKLTSGKELSLTNVLHVPDIRKNLISGSLLSSKGFKIVFESDKFVITKEAEFFEEIFPYKDRSYVLNKRVHDVTTRNDDDNHASTSRVQSQDLEPQKSKRAKIAKDFGPDFLTFVTEEEPQTYKAVLESSEAPYWNEAIQSEIESIMQSNTWELVNLPPGNKLIGHKWIFKRKLRTDGTIDKYKARLVAKGYRQKEGLDYFDTYSPVARITSIRLLIAIAFVYNLEIHQMDVKTTLLNGELDEEIYMEQPEGFIVKCQEKKVHKLIKSLYGLKQAPKQWHEKFDHNMITNGFVINESDKCIYVKQMKNACVIVCLYVDDMLIMGTNKDMINSTKKMLNSSFDMKDMGLADVILGVRILRNSDEYV